One window of Papilio machaon chromosome 18, ilPapMach1.1, whole genome shotgun sequence genomic DNA carries:
- the LOC106707690 gene encoding alpha-1,3/1,6-mannosyltransferase ALG2 — protein sequence MPSNCQCQSNISDICYAVFVNIFYLRISVFYRFSIYFILVVIIKMVKIIFLHPDLGIGGAERLVLDAALAFKSKGHEVAFYTNHHDPTHCFAETRNGTFPVTVVGDWIPRSIFGRFKAACAYVRMVYAAVYLAWYVIPVEEPTLIFCDLISLCIPFLKMARGPFRIVFYCHHPDKLLTSEGGFLKKLYRAPLNWLEELTTARADKVLVNSKYTARVYQDAFQNIKDMPDICYPSINTDYFNTTVPKPLKEVVPVGLDKFIFLSINRYERKKNLQLALKALEYLKHVLSESDWHRVHLIMAGGFDPINLENMEHYIELTDLVAELDIEDKVTFMKSPSDAEKVSLLYHCKALIYTPSNEHFGIVPLEAMYYKKPVIAVNSGGPTETIVKDVTGFLCEPTSESFGRAMCKLIWTPDLVEKLGEAGRKRFETKFSFDAFTDQLDGILTRERQIISEVRAIEYEQRKKK from the coding sequence aTGCCAAGcaactgtcaatgtcaaagcAACATTAGTGACATTTGTTATGCCgtgtttgttaatattttttatttaaggatCAGTGTGTTTTATAGATTTTCAATCTATTTCATCTtagttgttattataaaaatggtgaaaataatttttcttcatcCGGACTTAGGTATAGGTGGGGCTGAACGTCTCGTGTTGGATGCCGCATTGGCCTTCAAGAGCAAAGGACACGAAGTCGCTTTCTACACTAATCATCATGACCCTACTCATTGTTTCGCAGAGACGAGGAACGGTACATTTCCTGTAACAGTCGTGGGCGATTGGATTCCTCGTTCTATTTTCGGTAGGTTCAAAGCGGCGTGTGCGTATGTTCGTATGGTATATGCTGCAGTATATTTAGCCTGGTATGTAATACCAGTGGAAGAACCGACTCTGATATTCTGTGACCTCATATCACTGTGTATCCCTTTCCTGAAAATGGCCAGAGGACCTTTTAGAATAGTTTTCTATTGTCACCACCCTGACAAACTTTTGACTTCGGAAGGAGGATtcttgaaaaaattatatcgaGCTCCATTAAATTGGTTAGAAGAACTAACAACAGCTCGAGCTGATAAGGTTCTTGTGAATAGTAAGTACACAGCTAGAGTGTACCAAGATGCATTTCAAAATATCAAAGACATGCCTGATATATGTTACCCATCAATCAATACTGATTACTTTAATACTACTGTACCAAAGCCATTAAAAGAAGTTGTTCCAGTGGGATTAGATAAGTTCATTTTCTTGTCAATAAATAGATATGAGAGAAAAAAGAATCTGCAATTGGCCTTAAAAGCATTGGagtatttaaaacatgtattgAGTGAGTCTGATTGGCATAGGGTACATTTGATAATGGCTGGTGGGTTTGATCCCATTAACTTAGAGAACATGGAGCATTACATTGAATTGACTGATCTGGTTGCTGAATTAGATATTGAAGATAAAGTCACATTTATGAAATCTCCAAGTGATGCAGAAAAAGTTTCATTGCTTTATCATTGTAAGGCTTTAATTTATACCCCATCTAATGAGCATTTTGGTATTGTACCACTGGAAGCTATGTATTACAAGAAGCCGGTGATAGCAGTCAACAGCGGTGGTCCTACAGAGACCATAGTGAAAGATGTTACAGGATTTTTATGTGAACCAACCAGTGAATCCTTTGGTAGGGCAATGTGTAAGCTTATCTGGACCCCAGATTTGGTAGAGAAGCTAGGAGAAGCTGGTAGGAAGAGGTTTGAGACTAAATTCTCTTTTGATGCATTCACTGATCAGTTAGATGGAATTCTGACAAGGGAGAGGCAGATTATCTCTGAAGTGCGAGCCATAGAGTATGAAcagagaaaaaagaaataa
- the LOC106707689 gene encoding uncharacterized protein LOC106707689 has product MPKKLKVVVKSLYSHEIRKDVGLENLKSLKLEDAWPFIRDEIETEIGSSQLVCIPHITEADLYKVTSLFVQNEKAKNGKMFTPLGELVKNINKEKSNSEYVQWLEEGDFQDSEFKFPHESVKITLQDESIKNKVRVIMINFTKNVIPKDKNLVNNIYLDIDNNKDLKGKKSVYMITNVLLAKTIEFRVTIGTSSRIFHLGNASPLVFGLEEFLIGDDGKLVAKEPVTIQSKALNWQKLDPSDHLYIPENKGQTADD; this is encoded by the exons ATgccgaaaaaattaaaagtggtTGTAAAGTCCCTTTATTCCCATGAAATACGTAAAGATGTGGGCTTGGAAAACTTGAAATCGTTGAAGCTTGAAGACGCATGGCCATTTATCAGGGATGAAATCGAGACTGAAATCGGCAGCAGCCAGTTGGTTTGCATCCCCCATATTACTGAAGCAGATTTGTATAAAGTGACATCCTTGTTTGTGCAAAATGAAAAGGCAAAAAATGGGAAAATGTTTACCCCTCTAGGCGAACTAGTCAAAAACATCAACAAAGAGAAATCTAACTCTGAATATGTTCAATGGCTAGAAGAGGGAGATTTTCAAGATTCTGAATTCAAATTTCCTCACGAGAGCGTAAAG ATAACCCTTCAAGATGaatctattaaaaacaaagttagaGTGATTATGATCAACTTTACTAAAAATGTGATTCCAAAAGATAAAAACTTAgtcaacaatatttatttggatattgATAACAATAAAG aTCTCAAGGGAAAGAAGTCTGTTTACATGATCACAAATGTGCTGTTGGCTAAAACTATAGAGTTCAGAGTGACCATTGGTACATCCTCAAGGATTTTCCACTTAGGAAATGCATCACCTTTAGTATTTGGATTGGAAGAGTTTCTTATTGGCGATGATGGAAAGCTGGTTGCAAAG GAACCCGTGACCATACAATCCAAGGCTCTCAATTGGCAGAAGCTGGATCCATCAGATCATCTCTACATCCCGGAGAACAAGGGACAAACAGCAGATGATTAA
- the LOC106721759 gene encoding nuclear RNA export factor 2, with the protein MVHNWMEDDVQLYNTINEYYNVLFVPVEYVSKQNISSFYTSSLSFVTKIVKMDFMFPYRRNMFNIDILFNDKSSSDCFESRTTIEEIVSSVVSNRFNNKMELDLSNFCNDPEFSKRKINFYKLDLLANFKILMLRMGRDVKMLNLSNNQLNQVPLEILNFFTRGDMIGLNLSNNNIPSVQEQFRVGSKVEYLWLEGNPLCEELEINDYIKKILIKFPRLLELDGVRINQHGIIYPIFKHFVVTAQKKTKMVVEKFVTMYFNHYDSMPRTKINMFYDMNAVLTISTDFSDCEDLAMPHYAKCVRNIMHPIKRARTENKMCIFRSRNSITNLFEQFPESTHDVNTFNVDVLKHDSGQMLLVIDGIYKEQNQVLDGIYKENYTGDADNKKNISENYLQFRRTFIFNIHTANGVSLYHITNEMFSISLAERERKDNSFKFPIRKMNNLSLINPDKAEIKSISKAFKHLTMLKKSEVERRLKAHNWNINLALKEVIDDIRNDIICSEDMEEDNSFSDVSSEMD; encoded by the exons ATG GTCCATAACTGGATGGAAGATGATGTGCAACTCTATAACACAATCAATGAATactacaatgttttatttgttcctGTTGAATAtgtatcaaaacaaaacatcagTTCCTTCTACACCAGCAGCCTTAGTTTTGTCACGAAAATAGTCAAGATGGATTTCATGTTTCCATACAGACgaaacatgtttaatattgACATACTTTTTAATGATAAGTCATCATCAGATTGCTTTGAGAGCAGAACTACAATAGAGGAGATTGTATCTTCAGTTGTAAgcaatagatttaataataaaatggaattAGATTTGTCAAATTTTTGTAATGATCCAg aattttccaaaagaaaaataaatttttataaactggATCTTttagcaaattttaaaatactaatgtTAAGAATGGGACGTGATGTGAAAATGCTGAACCTGAGCAATAACCAGTTAAA TCAAGTACCATTAgaaatattgaatttctttacTAGGGGAGACATGATTGGACTCAATTTgagtaataataat attCCATCAGTTCAAGAACAGTTCAGAGTGGGTAGTAAAGTAGAGTACCTGTGGTTAGAAGGAAATCCATTATGTGAAGAATTGGAAATCAatgattacattaaaaagattCTTATCAAATTTCCTAGGCTATTGGAAtta gATGGAGTGAGAATAAATCAACATGGTATCATTTACCCTATATTCAAACACTTTGTAGTAACAGCGCAAAAGAAAACCAAAATGGTGGTCgaaaaatttgttacaatgtattttaatcATTACGACTCAATGCCACGTACGAagattaatatgttttatgataTGAATGCTGTATTAACTATCTCCACTGATTTCTCTG attGTGAAGATTTGGCAATGCCACACTACGCTAAATGTGTACGTAACATCATGCATCCTATTAAAAGGGCAAGAACAGAAAACAAAATGTGTATATTTAGAAGTAGGAATAGCATTACAAACTTATTTGAGCAATTTCCCGAGTCTACACATGATGTAAACACATTCAATGTAGATGTTTTGAAACATGAT AGTGGACAGATGCTTTTAGTTATAGATGGTATATATAAAGAACAGAATCAAGTCTTGGATGGAATctacaaagaaaattacacaGGTGATGCAGACAATAAGAAAAACATATCTGAAAACTACTTGCAATTCAGAAGgacattcatttttaatatacatactgCAAACGGCGTATCATTATATCACATTACAAATGAAATGTTCAGTATATCATTAGCGGAAAGAGAAAGAAAAGATAATAGTTTTAAG tttcCTATAAGAAAAATGAATAACTTAAGCCTTATAAATCCTGATAAagctgaaataaaatcaataagtaAAGCTTTCAAACATTTAACAATGTTGAAGAAATCTGAAGTAGAAAG GCGACTGAAGGCCCACAATTGGAACATAAATCTTGCTTTAAAGGAAGTTATTGATGACATAAGGAATGATATCATTTGCAGTGAAGATATGGAGGAAGATAATAGTTTTTCGGATGTATCATCAGAAATggactaa
- the LOC106707704 gene encoding peptidyl-prolyl cis-trans isomerase FKBP2: protein MKTAIANVFKILLFVLIFMGFISEVVIGNSSKKLQIGVKKRPSECPIKSRKGDLLHMHYTGTLEDGTEFDSSLPRGNPLTFTLGSGQVIKGWDQGLIGMCEGEQRKLVIPPELAYGENGSPPKIPKSATLTFHVDLVKIERRDEL, encoded by the exons atgAAGACTGCAATAGctaatgttttcaaaatactCCTTTTCGTGTTAATTTTCATGGGTTTTATCTCTGAGGTGGTTATCGGTAATTCCTCAAAAAAGTTGCAGATTGGAGTGAAAAAGAGACCATCAGAGTGTCCAATTAAGAGCAGAAAAGGAGATTTGTTACATATGCATTACACA gGTACATTGGAGGATGGTACAGAATTTGACAGTTCTTTACCTCGTGGAAATCCTTTAACTTTTACTCTAGGCTCCGGGCAAGTTATCAAAGGCTGGGATCAGGGTCTGATTGGCATGTGTGAAGGGGAACAAAGAAAGTTAGTTATTCCACCAGAGTTAGCTTATGGTGAAAATGGATCACCACCTAAAATTCCAAAGTCGGCAACATTAACATTCCATGTGGATCTCGTCAAAATAGAGAGAAGAGATGAGCTCTAA
- the LOC106707698 gene encoding short coiled-coil protein homolog, with translation MSSIIQKCNDDNIPLADDDPQVIITDDNENNRLDHGRSMDSLPSSYTGGSSSPGLNGPPSFEPDSGIDEQEEKARLISQVLELQNTLDDLSQRVDSVKEENLKLRSENQVLGQYIENLMTASSVFQSTTSNVQKK, from the exons ATGTCATctattattcaaaaatgtaaTGATGATAATATACCCTTAGCTGACGATGATCCACAAGTAATAATTACAGACGACAACGAAAACAATCGCTTGGACCATGGTCGTTCTATGGACTCTTTACCAAGTTCTTACACAGGAGGCTCGTCAAGCCCTGGCTTAAATGGGCCGCCTAGCTTCGAGCCGGATTCAGGCATAGATGAGCAAGAGGAGAAAGCCCGTTTAATATCGCAAGTACTGGAATTACAGAACACATTAGATG ATTTGTCTCAGAGAGTGGATTCTGTAAAGGAAGAAAATTTGAAGCTACGTTCCGAGAACCAAGTTCTCGGGCAATACATTGAAAATCTAATGACAGCTTCTTCAGTATTCCAATCTACCACTTCTAATGttcagaaaaagtaa
- the LOC106721758 gene encoding transcription initiation factor TFIID subunit 12 produces the protein MSNNSIGSNPSMPSIGNLNPQSAIQYVNNPLQSPQIQATSIQSSPSQHSPMGTQSQVSGKVIQGGGGDQPPQIVNKPRLQELVREVDPTVQLDDEVEDLMLQMADDFIDTSLGTACSFAKHRHSSNVELKDVQLLLERQWNMWIPGFGNDELRPYKRAAITEAHKQRMALIRKTSKKY, from the exons ATGTCAAATAATTCGATAGGCTCAAATCCAAGCATGCCTTCCATAGGGAATTTGAATCCGCAAAGTGCTATCCAATACGTTAACAACCCTCTGCAAAGCCCTCAAATACAAGCAACGTCAATACAAAGTTCGCCTTCTCAACACAGTCCGATGGGAACGCAATCTCAAGTTAGCGGGAAAGTCATTCAAGGCGGCGGCGGAGACCAACCACCGCAG atTGTAAATAAACCCCGTCTTCAAGAATTGGTAAGAGAAGTTGACCCAACAGTACAATTAGATGATGAAGTAGAAGATTTGATGTTACAAATGGCTGATGACTTCATTGACACGTCTCTTGGCACTGCCTGTTCATTTGCGAAACATAGACATTCTTCTAATGTTGAGCTTAAGGATGTACAATTACTTTTAG AACGCCAATGGAACATGTGGATACCTGGTTTTGGTAATGACGAGCTCCGACCTTACAAAAGAGCTGCCATCACAGAGGCCCACAAACAAAGAATGGCTCTGATAAGAaaaactagtaaaaaatactaa
- the LOC106707456 gene encoding 39S ribosomal protein L19, mitochondrial yields the protein MALAIRKSTFSILATARCIVPREFRGLSSLPETKEDVAQDVAKRSTGRKIRFQNPALEYRHVYPEFLPDPNPKWRNTLREKMERADMLKRRSQIDIPEFYVGSILAVFISDPHAQGKTNRFVGICIERKGCGLRAEFTLRNVVDHQGVEIRYDLYDPTIQSIQILRLEKRLDDKLFYLRDALPEYSTFSFDMDPEILPEGTPVPVNPVQVKLKPKPWLERWERQELKGVANIDEHLKEKDKVRRELRKTPWEKYDLMKQYRKTIPAEDQNEIWGEVHNQLNQLRLSRKKMFKKRPVSAPKTQLA from the exons atGGCATTAGCTATACGTAAATCTACATTCAGCATTTTGGCTACCGCAAGATGTATCGTACCAAGAG AATTTCGGGGTTTATCATCGttacctgaaacaaaagaagatGTAGCCCAGGATGTTGCGAAGAGGTCCACAGGGCGTAAAATTCGTTTTCAAAATCCAGCTTTGGAATACCGACATGTTTACCCGGAATTCTTGCCTGACCCAAATCCTAAATGGAGGAATACATTACGTGAGAAAATGGAAAGAGCAGATATGTTAAAAAGAAGAAGTCAAATTGATATTCCTGAGTTTTATGTTG GATCTATTCTAGCTGTTTTCATATCTGATCCTCATGCTCAAGGTAAAACCAACAGGTTTGTTGGTATATGCATTGAAAGAAAAGGCTGCGGCCTGAGAGCTGAGTTTACATTACGAAATGTTGTGGACCATCAAGGTGTTGAA ATTCGTTATGACCTTTATGATCCTACAATACAATCAATACAAATACTTCGTCTTGAAAAACGTCTAGATGACAAACTGTTTTACTTAAGAGATGCATTGCCTGAGTACAGCACATTTTCATTTGACATGGATCCAGAAATACTTCCAGAAGGTACTCCTGTGCCTGTAAATCCTGTTCAG gtAAAATTAAAGCCGAAACCATGGCTTGAGAGATGGGAAAGACAGGAACTTAAAGGAGTTGCAAATATTGATGAACATCTTAAAGAGAAAGATAAAGTGAGGAGAGAGCTGAGAAAGACACCGTGGGAAAAATATGATTTGATGAAACAATACAG aaAAACAATACCAGCAGAGGATCAAAACGAAATATGGGGAGAAGTTCATAATCAATTAAATCAACTTCGACTTTCACGTAAAAAGATGTTCAAAAAACGTCCAGTCAGCGCACCCAAGACTCAGCTTGCATAA